From the Psilocybe cubensis strain MGC-MH-2018 chromosome 9, whole genome shotgun sequence genome, one window contains:
- a CDS encoding Monoterpene synthase 25: MASTALNTPHSEHSASFVPSKSLISDYENFDAIKEIYSGFIDKLEYSTMSAISDDNETFQALLSEFASYNTGRWFEALCRESSTIAELGYANHSPAVRLQAARFTWYLIYVDDLGQKFPSMLEGFQERLLTCKDPEGSFLQAFRAHLADMYKFWDPLPANCITLAGIDFINGCLLEQSPEISEMRLSKAATSWPYFLRNKTGSAAAYGFFLFPKELNVDMTTYIQVMEDIVFYTNLTNDILSFYKEDIAGERNNYIYNRAHVSHQSAIDALRDTVKDTLDAHARITEVLKGTNAYASWKTWVNGYIGFHTTLKRYRLDDLGIA, from the exons ATGGCGTCCACAGCACTCAACACACCTCACTCGGAGCACTCTGCATCTTTTGTTCCATCAAAGAGTCTTATCTCTGATTACGAAAACTTTGACGCTATCAAAGAAATTTACTCTGGCTTCATCGACAAATTGGAATATTCTACCATGAGCGCCATCTCAGATGACAATGAAACCTTTCAAGCTTTGTTGTCTGAGTTTGCCTCTTATAACACGGGCAGATGGTTTGAGGCCTTGTGTCGAGAGTCATCCACAATAGCGGAG CTTGGTTACGCTAATCATTCCCCAGCAGTGCGGCTACAGGCAGCACGCTTCACATG GTATCTTATATATGTGGATGATCTTGGGCAAAAATTCCCCTCGATGCTGGAAGGATTCCAAGAACGACTGTTAACTTGCAAAGATCCTGAGGGATCTTTTCTCCAGGCATTCCGCGCGCACCTCGCAGATATGTATAAGTTCTGGGACCCTCTCCCCGCCAACTGTATCACGCTAGCAGGCATAGATTTCATCAACGGCTGCCTTTTGGAACAGAGCCCAGAAATTAGTGAAATGCGCCTTTCGAAAGCTGCTACCTCGTGGCCATACTTCTTGCGTAACAAGACGGGTAGCGCCGCAGCCTACggattcttcctcttcccaaaAGAGTTGAATGTCGACATGACAACTTATATCCAAGTAATGGAGGACATCGTTTTTTACACAAATCTAACCAACGATATTCTCTC ATTCTATAAAGAAGATATTGCTGGGGAGAGAAACAATTACATTTACAATAGAGCCCATGTATCGCATCAAAGCGCTATCGATGCTCTACGAGATACTGTGAAAGACACGTTGGATGCGCATGCCAGAATTACCGAGGTGCTCAAGGGTACGAATGCCTATGCATCCTGGAAGACATGGGTAAATGGATATAT AGGATTTCACACAACATTGAAGCGTTACCGCCTCGACGACCTTGGGATCGCTTGA
- a CDS encoding L-tyrosine decarboxylase, whose product MFPSNTSISYNPSSSGLHETVSAWFLGPQAENAALLKELFNNIVDSHANARLSYHPEDGVFITQDIKQTPAFNRAVNDLRQEFHRLLDMLNDKSIPFYSPRYAGHMSFESSLPSILGWLAAMLFNPNNVAFEASPITTLLELDAGSQICDMLGYARSGTMQPWGHITCDGTVANIESMWEALKPGAPLHFVSSTLTVYSCSNPNDPVLLRDLDTWELLNLQPQEILSIPDRLRTQFGVSPTFLERALHPFSVQSIGKDSFEKKYGIEPPQYLISSTKHYSWPKAAALVGIGSDNVINIPVDSTARMCMIHLKYALERRLRQRQAVYAVVAIIGSTEEGAVDPLDEIVALKHEYQARGMSFLIHADAAWGGYFASMLREKPSQGAPDGMPPCPRRSASRDYVPTTSLKEHTIRQFEVLGEADSVTIDPHKSGYCPYPSGGLCYKDGRMRYLLTWTAPYLNQGKNGENIGIYGVEGSKPGAAAAAVYLHHAVVGLHKEGHGSLLGEVCFSCARISAYWAAMSDSSTPYIVVPLNKLRAEPNALHTEQEKKFIRWKILARSNRDIASDPDPELFAELRALGSDLNINAFACNFRIQDHQYPFNSFVNDDVEEANYLNKCIFDRLSVTNVQDNPRKVPMYITSTTFAAQDYGQCLDVFKQRLGLEIDSKQSLFVLRNVVMSPFQATANFAGEIAELFRQTLIEEMSHVVARNTISPQEHMFIMQGTDTLFLVYRPLFHKANSRKQLIIAAKMSGIHWARYLKAREDHPEEIFTMTIPSTTIEEIVSGQKTKGYIYWQGTVVSDCELEDVSVVKSRSLRSRWRDSEYPSEFCPFYMYGSEEQQHIEHMLLKAPNAQLAAEDIEISLDRPLLKKQLERGLLAYVMVHEQSMQPFAEDNPPFFFCAGAKLDVEIYEDPFTSEAHGPGLAPTFNDLDGPSFYSPVASGSIQLGSRIFIDMTGLNKQDFKADNRISRYTEVSTSEEGKAGWRSMVIDRMDQSEQARRQARVAEGWATKMKPRVSTPSTNMRSSPLAKN is encoded by the exons ATGTTCCCTTCCAATACTTCTATCAGCTATAACCCATCCTCCAGTGGGCTGCACGAAACAGTTTCTGCTTGGTTTTTAGGTCCTCAAGCCGAGAATGCCGCTTTGCTGAAAGAACTATTCAACAACATCGTGGACAGCCACGCAAATGCTCGTCTATCATATCATCCTGAAGATGGG GTCTTCATCACTCAAGATATCAAACAGACCCCAGCGTTTAATCGCGCGGTCAACGATCTCCGACAGGAATTTCACCGCCTTTTAGACATGCTAAACGACAAATCTATCCCATTCTACTCGCCCAGATACGCTGGGCATATGTCGTTTGAGAGCAGTTTGCCCTCCATATTGGGGTGGCTTGCTGCGATGTTATTCAACCCGAACAATGTTGCTTTTGAAGCGAGTCCAATTACGACATTACTTGAGCTTGACGCAGGTTCCCAGATATGCGACATGCTGGGATATGCTCGCTCAGGCACGATGCAGCCTTGGGGGCATATTACTTGTGACGGTACCGTGGCCAATATTGAGTCTATGTG GGAAGCTTTGAAACCTGGAGCGCCTCTTCATTTCGTTTCAAGCACACTCACAGTATACAGCTGCTCGAATCCAAATGATCCGGTACTTTTGAGGGACCTGGATACATGGGAGTTGTTGAACTTACAGCCGCAGGAGATACTCTCCATACCCGACCGCCTGCGCACTCAGTTTGGCGTAAGCCCCACATTTCTTGAAAGGGCGTTACATCCATTCAGCGTTCAGTCAATCGGGAAGGACAGCTTCGAGAAGAAGTATGGAATTGAACCACCCCAGTACCTCATATCGAGCACCAAGCACTATTCATGGCCCAAAGCAGCAG CTCTTGTTGGTATAGGTTCGGACAACGTCATCAATATTCCGGTCGATTCGACTGCGCGAATGTGCATGATACATCTCAAGTACGCTCTTGAGCGTCGCCTACGCCAACGACAGGCCGTATATGCTGTTGTTGCCATTATTGGTTCCACAGAAGAAGGAGCAGTCGATCCTTTAGATGAAATAGTTGCCTTGAAACATGAATACCAAGCAAGGGGGATGTCATTTCTCATCCACGCAG ATGCCGCCTGGGGAGGATATTTTGCGTCGATGTTGAGGGAAAAGCCTTCGCAGGGTGCACCCGATGGAATGCCTCCTTGTCCACGACGGTCTGCCTCTCGTGATTATGTGCCAACCACGTCGCTTAAGGAACACACTATCCGCCAATTCGAGGTCCTTGGAGAAGCTGACTCAGTAACGATCGATCCACACAAAAGTGGTTATTGTCCGTATCCATCTGGAGGGTTG TGTTATAAAGACGGTCGTATGAGGTACTTATTGACATGGACCGCTCCCTACCTTAATCAAGGCAAGAACGGCGAGAATATTGGCATTTATGGAGTCGAGGGCAG CAAACCAggagcggcagcggcagcggtgTATCTTCATCATGCGGTCGTCGGGCTTCACAAAGAAGGTCATGGCAGCCTTCTCGGTGAGGTGTGCTTTAGTTGCGCTCGG ATATCTGCATACTGGGCAGCCATGTCAGACTCTTCGACACCCTACATTGTAGTACCGTTGAACAAGCTTCGTGCTGAGCCCAATGCACTACACACCGAGCAAGAGAAAAAGTTCATCCGATGGAAGATCTTGGCACGTTCCAATAGAGATATCGCATCCGATCCAGATCCAGAACTGTTTGCAGAGCTACGCGCACTAGGATCCGACCTGAATATTAACGCCTTCGCTTGCAACTTCCGCATACAAGATCACCAATACCCTTTCAATTCCTTCGTCAATGACGATGTCGAAGAAGCAAACTATCTCAACAAATGCATATTTGACAGGCTTTCGGTGACAAATGTCCAGGACAACCCGAGGAAAGTACCCATGTACATCACATCAACGACATTTGCGGCGCAGGATTATGGACAATGTCTGGATGTCTTCAAGCAGCGCCTGGGGCTTGAGATTGACTCTAAACAGAGTCTCTTCGTTCTGAGGAACGTCGTGATGTCGCCTTTTCAGGCAACCGCGAACTTTGCAGGAGAAATAGCAGAGTTATTCCGCCAGACGTTGATTGAAGAAATGAGC CACGTTGTTGCGCGAAATACGATTTCCCCACAGGAACACATGTTCATTATGCAGGGCACGGACACGCTATTCCTGGTTTATCGACCTCTATTCCATAAAGCGAATTCACGCAAGCAACTCATAATCGCTGCCAAGATGTCAGGGATACACTGGGCACGATATCTCAAGGCAAGAGAGGACCATCCCGAGGAGATCTTTACGATGACAATcccctccaccaccatcgaAGAAATCGTATCTGGTCAGAAGACCAAGGGGTATATATATTGGCA GGGGACCGTCGTCTCAGATTGTGAATTGGAAGACGTTAGCGTAGTGAAGAGCCGATCTCTGCGGTCCAGGTGGAGAGATTCGGAGTACCCTTCAGAGTTCTGCCCATTCTACATGTACGGATCCGAGGAGCAACAGCATATTGAGCATATGCTCTTGAAAGCACCAAATGCCCAGCTTGCCGCAGAAGACATCGAGATTTCATTAGATCGTCCATTGCTAAAGAAGCAACTTGAGCGTGGACTACTTGCATATGTGATGGTGCACGAGCAATCGATGCAACCGTTCGCTGAAGACAATCCGCCGTTCTTTTTTTGCGCAGGAGCGAAGCTGGACGTGGAGATTTACGAAGACCCATTTACATCCGAAGCCCATGGACCTGGATTAGCCCCCACATTTAATGACTTGGATGGGCCCAGCTTCTACTCCCCAGTCGCCAGCGGGTCCATTCAACTGGGAAGCAGGATTTTCATTGACATGACAGGTTTGAACAAGCAAGACTTTAAGGCGGACAACCGCATTTCGAGATACACAGAAGTGAGCACgagtgaagaaggaaaggctGGCTGGAGAAGCATGGTCATCGATCGGATGGATCAGAGTGAACAGGCAAGACGCCAAGCTCGGGTCGCGGAGGGGTGGGCGACCAAAATGAAACCACGCGTTTCAACTCCTTCCACGAACATGCGATCTTCTCCCCTGGCGAAGAACTAA
- a CDS encoding Histidine protein methyltransferase 1: MFKFDFDIDDADNAEELLGINLESLSIQDPSTKTEQLLELEPFSELTLTTLLDGVPDQISYSPLFISLSSTRKSTCLLRRDLFDARFQLISEGAGDVVDEPAINQQDENNASDLKTARKALEFLSAPSDLVPGVYEGGLKTWECSLDLVDYLDSLKETSKYESFVGKKILEVGCGTGVPTMYIFRELLYSSKPGDTPLQKTVLQLQDYNASVLQLVTLPNILLTWYTSTHADAYRTSIKDDDMAPIIQDAASGELPITPEFKTAFLKTLQDLNITLRFFAGSWDTFNPTTTSTDESPKYDILLTSETIYRNESLQPLINLMRRACPDQSVNKTYLCLVAAKVLYFGVGGGVSDFLQAVEKEKAAVETVLERKSGVGRKILRLRW, encoded by the exons ATGTTCAAGTTCGACTTCGATATCGACGACGCCGACAATGCTGAGGAGCTCCTCGGGATCAACTTGGAGTCACTAAGTATACAAGATCCCTCTACAAAAACAGAGCAGTTATTGGAACTCGAGCCATTTTCTGAACTTACTCTTACTACACTC CTAGACGGTGTACCGGATCAGATATCCTATTCACCGCTCtttatctctctctcatcgACACGGAAATCTACATGCCTTCTTCGGCGGGATTTGTTCGATGCTCGATTTCAACTCATATCGGAAGGCGCGGGagatgttgttgatgagcCCGCTATCAACCAACAAGATGAAAATAATGCATCGGACTTGAAAACAGCGCGAAAAGCATTGGAGTTTCTTAGCGCTCCTTCAGATCTTGTTCCTGGAGTGTATGAAGGAGGTCTCAAAACATGGGAATGCAGCTTAGATCTCGTCGATTACCTCGATAGCTTGAAGGAGACATCGAAATACGAATCATTCGTAGGTAAGAAGATTTTAGAG GTTGGTTGTGGGACGGGTGTACCGACAATGTACATCTTCCGAGAACTTTTATACTCTTCAAAGCCAGGAGACACCCCTCTACAGAAGACGGTGCTTCAATTGCAGGATTACAACGCGTCTGTTCTGCAACTCGTTACCCTTCCTAATATTCTTTTAACATGGT ACACATCCACCCACGCCGATGCATATCGCACTTCCATAAAAGACGATGACATGGCACCCATTATTCAAGACGCCGCCTCTGGAGAATTGCCAATAACCCCAGAGTTCAAAACCGCCTTCCTCAAAACCCTCCAAGATCTCAATATTACCCTTCGTTTCTTCGCAGGTTCATGGGATACTTTTAATCCTACTACAACGAGCACAGACGAATCTCCGAAATATGATATTCTCCTGACTTCAGAGACGATATACAGGAACGAGAGTCTACAACCGCTCATTAATCTCATGCGAAGAGCGTGCCCCGACCAATCGGTAAACAAGACTTATTTGTGCTTAGTTGCGGCCAAGGTATTATACTTTGGTGTTGGTGGAGGAGTCTCCGACTTTTTGCAAGCAgtggaaaaggagaaggcgGCCGTAGAAACTGTTTTAGAGCGCAAGAGTGGTGTAGGGAGAAAAATATTGCGGCTTCGGTGGTAG
- a CDS encoding NAD(+) kinase: MDPTCFIHSHLDQAAKLGEGIKTKSNSSDNAAAMSPFQDSSKQRPLPAQPRGSSHDNADIEGTSFDGLKTHLHLAATAIGVREISKQLGRAHVQPNIRNVLIVTKAHDNKLIKLTRELALFLMHKHRRGSKRGLVVYVDSQLRHSSLFDAESIQRNHPEFSHPFPKRRANSVYAVSTPSPTATETEDTDDGQLRYWTNDLCRSKPHIFDFVVTLGGDGTVLYTSWLFQRVVPPVLPFALGSLGFLTNFDFAHHPEVMNSVIDGGIRANLRMRFTCTVFRSVPIEEGRKALKKGETGEIMTKDMANGCWEALEGRWNGGFMGDEKCKSRDEEIPCVTARPTEEFQVLNDLVVDRGPSPYVSQLELFCDNHHMTTVQADGLTIATPTGSTAYSLSAGGSLVHPEIPAILITPICPHTLSFRPMLLPDSVELRISVPYNSRSTAWASFDGRGRIELKQGDHVKVMASKYPFPTVCADTQSTDWFHAISRTLKWNERERQKAFVVVEEDRTPMRSGKQPLESIEAPHPISAIDQRLQSNIYGNQDFAPRSEEIFDIDDNVDNVNLPTSAHVLTSTPIMSIFYYEPFYDFERFLEETTPSRTNIDSGTLARRSKEGSVSEGGIPSLKPRMDLHEDSKANLVTATFELPGLKKEDVDIQVNNNRLTISGESKISSEKKAEGYIAKERRSGKFSRTLQLPQGVEENSVKASLSDGLLTVTFPKSAKENSPKKITIN, translated from the exons ATGGATCCGACTTGCTTCATCCATTCTCATCTTGATCAGGCTGCTAAATTGGGCGAAGGCATCAAAACCAAGAGTAACAGCAGCGACAATGCTGCTGCTATGAGCCCATTTCAGGATTCAAGCAAGCAACGTCCACTCCCGGCTCAGCCTCGTGGATCTAGTCATGACAATGCCGATATAGAAGGTACATCCTTTGATGGCCTGAAGACACATTTACATCTTGCTGCGACTGCAATTGGGGTGCGTGAAATCAGTAAACAACTCG GCCGTGCTCATGTTCAGCCTAACATCAGAAATGTCTTGATTGTTACTAAAGCCCACGACAACAAGTTGATCAAACTCACTCGAGAACTTGCCCTGTTTCTTATGCATAAACACCGGAGAGGATCAAAACGTGGGTTGGTCGT ATATGTGGATAGTCAATTGCGTCACTCCTCATTATTTGATGCGGAAAGCATCCAACGCAATCACCCTGAATTCTCTCATCCTTTTCCAAAGCGCCGTGCGAATAGTGTGTACGCCGTCTCGACTCCGTCGCCCACTGCCACAGAGACAGAGGATACCGACGATGGCCAACTTCGTTATTGGACGAACGATCTGTGCAGGAGCAAACCTCACATTTTCGATTTTGTCGTCACA CTCGGGGGCGATGGTACTGTTCTGTATACATCTTGGCTTTTTCAGCGAGTGGTTCCCCCTGTTCTTCCGTTTGCGTTAGGCTCTCTTGGATTTCTTACCAACTTTGACTTTGCTCATCACCCAGAGGTGATGAATTCTGTCATTGATGGAGGCATACGAGCCAACCTTCGGATGCGTTTCACCTGCACTGTGTTTCGTTCTGTTCCTATTGAAGAAGGTCGTAAGGCATTGAAAAAGGGCGAGACAGGAGAGATCATGACTAAAGACATGGCGAATGGTTGCTGGGAAGCTCTTGAGGGTCGCTGGAATGGCGGGTTCATGGGAGACGAGAAATGCAAATCCCGGGATGAAGAAATTCCCTGTGTAACCGCTCGGCCCACGGAAGAATTTCAAGTATTAAATGATCTTGTTGTTGACAGAGGACCAAGCCCATATGTTTCTCAACTCGAATTATTTT GCGATAATCATCATATGACAACTGTTCAGGCTGATGGATTGACTATTGCCACGCCAACCGGATCCACAGCTTATTCT TTATCTGCAGGAGGCTCTCTTGTTCACCCTGAAATTCCTGCCATTTTGATTACACCCATTTGCCCCCACACCTTATCATTTCGGCCAATGCTTCTTCCAGACAGTGTAGAACTCAGGATATCTGTTCCATACAACTCTCGGAGCACCGCTTGGGCATCATTCGACGGTCGGGGAAGAATTGAACTCAAAC AGGGCGATCACGTCAAGGTCATGGCGTCCAAATATCCTTTCCCCACTGTCTGCGCCGATACACAATCAACCGACTGGTTCCACGCCATTTCGCGTACTTTGAAATGGAACGAGCGCGAACGGCAGAAAGCATTTGTGGTGGTTGAAGAAGACAGAACTCCTATGCGTTCTGGGAAACAGCCCCTAGAGTCTATCGAGGCTCCCCATCCCATATCCGCCATTGATCAAAGGCTGCAAAGTAACATTTATGGGAATCAAGATTTTGCACCACGTTCGGAGGAAATATTCGATATCGATGATAA TGTCGACAATGTCAATCTGCCCACATCTGCCCACGTTTTAACATCTACGCCCATCATGTCAATTTTTTATTACGAACCATTCTATGACTTTGAACGCTTCCTCGAAGAGACAACACCGTCCAGAACGAACATCGACAGTGGCACTCTTGCGCGCCGCTCTAAAGAGGGCAGTGTTTCTGAAGGTGGTATTCCATCCTTAAAGCCAAG GATGGATCTCCACGAAGATTCTAAGGCAAACTTGGTCACCGCTACCTTTGAGTTGCCTGGTCTCAAGAAAGAAGATGTTGATATACAGGTCAACAATAATCGTCTCACTATATCTGGCGAGAGCAAAATCTCGAGCGAGAAGAAGGCAGAGGGATATATTGCCAAAGAAAGGCGGTCTGGCAAGTTTTCTAGAACCCTGCAACTTCCTCAGGGCGTCGAG GAAAATTCTGTCAAAGCGTCTCTTAGTGATGGCCTATTGACCGTTACTTTCCCGAAGTCCGCTAAAGAGAATTCTCCCAAGAAGATTACGATCAACTAG